DNA from Roseomonas gilardii subsp. gilardii:
CATCGGCCTTGCCTTGCTGGAGGCCGGGGTGCGCGAACTGGTCGTCCATGACAGCGACGCCGCGCGGGTGGACCGGCTGGTCGGCGTGCTGCGCGAACAGGGCAGGGGCGAGGTGCGCGCCGGAACGGCCGACCCGGCCGGATTCGACATGGTGTGCAACGCCACGCCGTCCGGCATGCGTGACGGCGATCCGCTGCCCGTGCCGGCGGAACTGCTGCGCCCCGCCATGTCGGTGGGCGACGTGATCACCGCGCCGGAGGTGACGCCGCTGTTGCAGGCGGCACGCGCCGCCGGCTGCCGCACGGCGACCGGCGTGGACATGTTCCGCGTCGTACAGGGCCTCATCGTCGATTTCCTGCTCGACCGCTGAGCGCCACCCGAGGGAGAGCAAGAAACATGTCCGACATGCAGGCTGTCGCCGGCGCGCCCGCCGCGCTGGCGCCACGGCGCAGCACCGCCGAGATCATCCGCCATGCCTGGGCCGTGGGCCGGGTGCGCTGGGGGATGCTGGCGCTCGTCTTTTTCGCGACGGTGCTGAACTACACCGATCGCGCGACGCTCGGCATCCTGCAGCCGGTCCTGTCGCTGGAGCTGAACTGGACGGCGCAGGACTACGCCAACATCAACTTCTGGTTCCAGGCGGGCTATGCGCTCGGCTATGTGCTGCAGGGGCGCATCATCGACCTGGTGGGCGTGCGGCGCTCCTTCGCCATGGCGGTGCTGGTCTGGAGCCTGGCGGCCGCCTCGCACGGCCTCGTCTCCTCCGTCGGCGGCTTCATGATCTGCCGTTTCGTGCTGGGGCTGGCCGAGGCGGGCAACTATCCTTCCTGTGTGAAGACGACGCGGCTCTGGTTCCCCGCCGGGGAGCGCGGCATCGCCGCCGGCTTCTTCAACGCGGGCACCAATGTCGGCGCCATGCTGACGCCGATGATGATCCCCTTCATCGTCTCCGCCTGGCACTGGCAGGGCGCCTTCTACATCCTGGGCGGGCTCGGCTTCGTCTGGCTGTTCTTCTGGCTGCGCCACTACCGCGACCCGGAGCGGCACCCCACCGTCACGCAGCGGGAGCTGGAGCACGTCCATGCCGGGCGCGAGCCGGAGGTGGCGCAGAAGATGCCCTATTCTCGGGTGCTGCGGCTGCGGGCCACATGGGCCTATGCCGTCGGCAATCTCTCGGCGATGGTGTTCTGGTTCTATCTCTACTGGCTGCCGCCCTATCTGAACCAGCACTTCCACCTGGGCATCAGCGTGAGCGAGCTGGGCCTGCCGCTGATCGTCATCTACCTCGCCGCCGATGCGGGCTCGATGATCGGTGGCATCCTGTCCTCCGTCATGATCGGCCGTGGCATGAAGCCGGTCCCGGCGCGCATCCTGGCCATGCTGATCTGCGCCATCTGCATCGTGCCGATCATCTTCGTGAACACGGCATCGAGCCTGTGGGTGGCGGTGGGCTACATCTCGCTCGCCATCGCGGCGCACCAGGCCTGGACGGCGAATATCTGGAGCCTGGCGATGGACATGACGCAGAAGAGCGCCGTCAGCTCCGTCTTCGGCTTCGGCGGCATGGTCTCGGCATTGGGTGGGATGTTCATGACGCAGATCGTGGGCTACGTGCTCACGGCCTCGAACAACAACTACGGCCTGCTCTTCACCATCATCCCGGCCGTCTATGGCGCCTGCCTGCTCTGGGTCTTCCTGGTGGCACCGCGCCGGCCGGAACCGGTCTGAGGCGGACGGCGGCACTTCTGGCCCGGGGGAAAGGCGCTGCCTTTCCCCCGGGGGTTCAGCGCCGGCGCCGGTCGGCGGCCTCCGCCTTCCGCATATCGACGAAGACGGCATAGTCGGCATGGCTTGTCGTGGTCCAGCCGATGGCGGAGCCGCGCTCCACGGCGCGATGGATGTCGGGATGCGCCGACGGCAAAGCGAGGTGGAAGGCGATCATGTCCTGCTTGAACTCGGCCGGCAGGTCGGTGCGCACCACGATCGGCCCGTTCTGGATGGGGCGGGAGGTCCAGATGATGCGCAGGTCCTCCATCTTCAGCATGCCCTTGTCCACCGCCGCGCGCAGCGTGCCGCGGGTATAGGGCGGGTCGCCCTGGCCGGAGACCCAGGTGACGCCGGCGTCGTACTGCTTCTGCAGCACGGCCACGAGCGCCTGGTCGTGCCCGCCGGCGAAGCCGGTGCGGCCGAAGAACTTCCCCGGCTCCGGGTCGATGCCGGCGGCGCGCAGCTCGGCGCGCGGGATCAGGTAGCCGGAGGCGCTGTTCGGGTCGGCCCAGGCGATGGACTTGCCCTTGAGGTCCTCGATCTTCGTGATGCCGGAATCGCTGCGGACATACATCACCGCGACATAGGAGGTGCTGCCGTCGGCCTCCCTGGTGACGAGGATGGGTTCCACGCCGCCGTTGGTGTCCATCCAGGTCGCGGCATAGGCGGCGGGCGCCATGTTGGCGATCTCCAGCTGCTTCGCGGCGAAAGCCTGCTGCACCCCGGCATAGTCGGAGGCGAAGTAGAGCCGCGTGGGCACCTGGAAGGTCTCCTCGAACAGCTTGCGATAACCGTCGTAGCGGCCGAGCCGGTCGCTTTCCGTTTCTCCGCCCAGCACGCCGATGCGGATCTCGGGCACCTGCGCGGCCCAGGCGCGCTTGCCGGGCGCGGGCATGGCGGAGGGCGTCTGACCCTGGCTCCGGGCGGGGAAGGGAGCGGCGAGGGGCAGGAGGGCAGGCAGGCCGGCGAGTGCCAGGAGGCGGCGGCGCAGGGGCATGGCGTGCTTCCGGAAAGAGGGTTCCGGCGCATCGGAACACGGCGGCGGTGGCGCTCCAAGCGTTTCGCGCGGATTGCGGTGCCCGATGGCGAAAGTTGCCGATGGGTCCGATACATGCAACCTTTGGTTGATACTCTCGCCTGAGGGGAGAGGCTGAAGGACGCGTCGATGCCGAGGGAAGATCCCGGGCTCCACGGAAATCGGGCCGGAGCCGGCAGCGGGCCGGTTTTCGCCGGCACCGGCCCCCAGGGCCATCGCAGCCGGATGCGGGACAGGCTGCTGCAGGGTGGGCCGGCGGCGCTGCCGGATTACGAGATCCTGGAGATGCTGCTCTTCCTGGGCATTCCGCGCCGGGACACCAAGCCGCTGGCCAAGGGGCTGATCAACCAGTTCGGCAGCCTCGCGGCGGTACTGGGGGCGGACCCGCGTTGGCTGCGCCGGACCACCACGCTCGGCATGGACAGCATCGCCGCCCTGAACCTCGTTTCCGCGGCCGCCACCCGCCTCGCCCGGGCGGAGGAGACGGAACGGCCCGTGCTGAAGAGCTGGGACCGGCTGATGGCCTATCTGGAGGCAGCGCCCCTGGAGGCAGCGCCCGGCGCCAGCCGGACGCAGGCGCGTGTCCTGTTCCTGGACAACCGGAACCGGCTGCTCGCCGACGAGAGCCAGGATGGCGTGCAGGAGCCGCGCGCCATCATGCGGCGGGCGCTGGAGCTGCATGCCACGGCCCTGATCCTGCTGACCTGGCGGCCCGACGGGCAGCCGCGCGAGGAGGATGTGGCGCGCACGGAGCAGATGCAGAAGGCGGGCGCGCTGCTGGCCATCACCCTGCACGACCACCTGATCGCCGGCGGAAGGACGGAGCCGCTGAGCCTGCGGCGGGAGGGGCTGATCTGACGATGGCCGACGGTTTCTCGGATGCCTCCGGCTTCCTGCTGCGCGATCCGGCCCTGGTGCCCGCCCCGGCCAGCACATCTGTCCTGCGTCCGGCGATCGCGGATGCCGGTGCCCCGCCTCTTGCGGCACGGCCCGGATCGCCCACGGAGCTGCGCCGCCGGCTGCTCAACGAGGGCGAGGCGGCGCTGTCGGAGGAGGACATGACCACGCTGCTGCTGGGCTTCGTCCTGCCCACCGATCCGCGCGCCCTGGCGCAGGCGGCGCTGCGCCGCTTCGGCAGCTTCGCTGCCCTGCTGTCGGCCAGCCAGCGGGAACTGCGCGGCGTGCCCGGCTTTGGGACCCACAGCATCGCGGCGCTGAAGCTGGTGCAGGAGGCGGCGCTGCGGCTTGCGCGGGCGGAGGTCATGGCGCAGCCGGTGCTGGACAACTGGAACCGGCTGCTCGCCTATCTCACCGCCTCCCTGGCGCGGGAGCGGATCGAGCAGTTCCGCGTCCTCTTCCTCGATGCCGAGGAGCGTCTGCTGGCCGACGAGGCGCAGGCGCGCGGCACGGTGAACCACACGCCGGTCTATCCGCGCGAGGTGGTCAAGCGCGCGCTGGAACTCGACGCCGCGCGGCTGATCCTGGTGCACAACCATCCCAGTGGCGATCCCACGCCCTCCCGCGACGATCTGCTGATGACCGACCAGGTGCGGCAGGCGGCGGAATGCCTGGGCATCGTGTTGCAGGACCATGTGATCGTGGGGAACGGGCGCCACACCAGCTTCCGGCGGGAGGGGCTGCTGTAGGGGGCGGGCGCCGTCTCCCGCCCTCAGCGCCTGGAGCGGCGGCCTGCGGGGCGCTTGGCCCGTGCCTTCGGCCGGCTTTTTGGCGGGGCGATGGGCCTGGCTTCCGGGATGCCCTCCGTTCCGGCATAGCGCTGGAGCGTCGCGCCGGCGGCGAGGTGCGGATAGGCCCGGGTGCCTTTCGGCCATGTCCTCGCGAAGGCGGCCACCTCGGCGTGGTCGTGCCCACGGATGGCCTGGACAAGACAATACGCCGCCTGGGCTGGGCGCAGCCGCTGCTGGCGCAGCAACTGGTGATACCACTCGCGGGCGCGCAGGGGGCACCAGTCCACCAGGGCTTCCTGCAGGGCCCGGCGCACCTCGGCCGGCAGTTCCTCATAGGCCCGGTAGGGGTCGCCCCTGAGCTTGCTGTACGGCTTGGCCGCCATGCTGTTGTCCATGGCGGCCTTCTACAGGAGGGAAGACCCTGGGGAAATCGCGCCGCCAACCGCCTGCCGCCCGGCACATATGCGCCGCACCGGACGTAACCGGTGCCTCAGCCGCCCTCGCGCGCCA
Protein-coding regions in this window:
- a CDS encoding DUF6525 family protein, with the protein product MDNSMAAKPYSKLRGDPYRAYEELPAEVRRALQEALVDWCPLRAREWYHQLLRQQRLRPAQAAYCLVQAIRGHDHAEVAAFARTWPKGTRAYPHLAAGATLQRYAGTEGIPEARPIAPPKSRPKARAKRPAGRRSRR
- the radC gene encoding RadC family protein codes for the protein MADGFSDASGFLLRDPALVPAPASTSVLRPAIADAGAPPLAARPGSPTELRRRLLNEGEAALSEEDMTTLLLGFVLPTDPRALAQAALRRFGSFAALLSASQRELRGVPGFGTHSIAALKLVQEAALRLARAEVMAQPVLDNWNRLLAYLTASLARERIEQFRVLFLDAEERLLADEAQARGTVNHTPVYPREVVKRALELDAARLILVHNHPSGDPTPSRDDLLMTDQVRQAAECLGIVLQDHVIVGNGRHTSFRREGLL
- a CDS encoding JAB domain-containing protein — its product is MRDRLLQGGPAALPDYEILEMLLFLGIPRRDTKPLAKGLINQFGSLAAVLGADPRWLRRTTTLGMDSIAALNLVSAAATRLARAEETERPVLKSWDRLMAYLEAAPLEAAPGASRTQARVLFLDNRNRLLADESQDGVQEPRAIMRRALELHATALILLTWRPDGQPREEDVARTEQMQKAGALLAITLHDHLIAGGRTEPLSLRREGLI
- the phnD gene encoding phosphate/phosphite/phosphonate ABC transporter substrate-binding protein, encoding MPLRRRLLALAGLPALLPLAAPFPARSQGQTPSAMPAPGKRAWAAQVPEIRIGVLGGETESDRLGRYDGYRKLFEETFQVPTRLYFASDYAGVQQAFAAKQLEIANMAPAAYAATWMDTNGGVEPILVTREADGSTSYVAVMYVRSDSGITKIEDLKGKSIAWADPNSASGYLIPRAELRAAGIDPEPGKFFGRTGFAGGHDQALVAVLQKQYDAGVTWVSGQGDPPYTRGTLRAAVDKGMLKMEDLRIIWTSRPIQNGPIVVRTDLPAEFKQDMIAFHLALPSAHPDIHRAVERGSAIGWTTTSHADYAVFVDMRKAEAADRRRR
- a CDS encoding MFS transporter, producing the protein MSDMQAVAGAPAALAPRRSTAEIIRHAWAVGRVRWGMLALVFFATVLNYTDRATLGILQPVLSLELNWTAQDYANINFWFQAGYALGYVLQGRIIDLVGVRRSFAMAVLVWSLAAASHGLVSSVGGFMICRFVLGLAEAGNYPSCVKTTRLWFPAGERGIAAGFFNAGTNVGAMLTPMMIPFIVSAWHWQGAFYILGGLGFVWLFFWLRHYRDPERHPTVTQRELEHVHAGREPEVAQKMPYSRVLRLRATWAYAVGNLSAMVFWFYLYWLPPYLNQHFHLGISVSELGLPLIVIYLAADAGSMIGGILSSVMIGRGMKPVPARILAMLICAICIVPIIFVNTASSLWVAVGYISLAIAAHQAWTANIWSLAMDMTQKSAVSSVFGFGGMVSALGGMFMTQIVGYVLTASNNNYGLLFTIIPAVYGACLLWVFLVAPRRPEPV